Part of the Triticum aestivum cultivar Chinese Spring chromosome 4D, IWGSC CS RefSeq v2.1, whole genome shotgun sequence genome is shown below.
tgagatatcctcgaggaaaacatacccaattaaacatcggttgaaaggtgcacccgaaatatgggcttatgtagcatgaccgatgttagaatggtgattcgataaccaatggtctaagaatgaaatgtcgaccattaattTCAACGCAATAGGGTTACTAGAAGTTTTGAACTCACACCTCATAGTTCAATGGTTGGTaatccggttagaaacaacacgggaccaagatatgaacggagatggcgagaagtattactgcaTCAAGAATTTCCTAAGAGGTGGTGAAACTCTCACAACATTATTGATATAGAAGACAGTAATactacaaggtagaacataacctaagatagatagcaaggaaatcaaggtacaacacaaaacataaacaagtttgtgttgggggaaggcaagaatgttgccgatgataacacaaatcatcgaggggcaaggatggtatttctcatcatgaattcaattgatatcctggaagaactcggaatgttgatgatgatcatgacaaattttgtcaagaggtttcatgaagatgtaatcggtcggcgatgacatcaagtcaaaggaatgatgaagcgaaaggttattggaaccatgggtactacacaaacttgaaatcaagtttgctattcgaggagaattgatatgacgaggaagatcgacacaTGAtttgctcatcatcgaaaattgtgctcaggGAAAaagaaccaggtagcacagttaaaatttagcacgataaggatatagtcaaccaggctaggaatgacttcaaggattattaaactcataagcaacgaaaattacttagagttatcgtaTCGGTgcgcggaatcgattcacttatggatgttctcggttgacgacaacccagaacccgtggagtcacTATGACAGggaaggtactacttcatcagaaattcataagatataacctcgagataccatgggggtAATACAAGAAggcagatcaaaatagaggttgggcaggcgtactgATCTGCAGAAGGGAAGTACTCTAACATGTCCGAGAAATGGAACCAAGatgaaaatatggtcggaaccatggttgcaaaAGACCAATTCCCATATATAAGATAAACTTATACCAAAGAGGGTTTAAGAGAAGCATCCATGATAAGATCAGCATCGTGTCCATGGGTATGAACGCAAGGtttaaggtcgactcccacttctccaatgcataacctttcattgaCTTCTCGTCCTCAAAGAAGTTGTATGctagaaaattatctggtaaaacaccagaagggtatgacttatgaaaactttcgggttcagaCAGTTtggggaaggtataggttcaacccatcggggcatcttagaaacatatacctcaaGATTTAAGAGTAAAaatcaccagctcgaaagtagagcatggttggtcaaatcagagaataggatttaccaatggcattatgtatcaaggAAAAAAAACCATGTTTTGAGAATATGCATGAATGGACGGATAATAAACCACCAAAGGATCTAGCGGACCGCAAAGGATCTAATGTGAGtaacggtactcaaccagaagaggaaagaatgcaagggatcagattatagaaacaactgactaattcaaagctcaaatgtaaaggaattatgatttcaaattcacgggatcagaagcaaacattctgattaaggatgggtaagttgaatagacttacgggtacaatcgacgacaatttaattggttgagaaccagctcatgttcaaactgacactgagccggaaggatgaattctaggatttgactaaggaatgcgagcatcctcaacatattgaatcaacggacttaaaatgataaagacaagggatgccaataagattacgagacttatgggattaaccataatgcaagcaagcaagaatttcaagagcaataggctgctcaagattttcggaagatcgaatggtatttcaaagtcttttgcgaaacacatgaacaactgggaatgagcggatactcgataagtgcgaggaattatccgtaggggtattcatgcggcaaagaTCTGTAAGGCAGTGGCTCAAGAGATTATTAAAAGTCGAAGAataattcgatgcatcttgtaataacaagagtagCTGGGAATGAAAGTAAGaaggacaggtgtaagtatttatccataaggatttatcgatggtagggattgcaacggcgaagggcataagggtctcgggaaaacatcaaAGAGGagcttcagaatcttctggtgcaccaagtactcatctggagtgaggggctcttcggaggaagtagttacgagaacctagagtcagagttagtaaaataatttaacccgaatagaagagagatcagagtcccagagtatagacgaggagtaaaagatcataataccacccaatggcgacgtgggcccgtaagacacacagccatgttagtaaaagttttacaatgtctagactcgacttcggccaaggagtgtggaagtgggattcctacaggcagtcggctctgataccaacttgtgacgcccctgattcaatcgtacactaatcatacacgcaaacgtgtacaatcaaaatcaaggactcacgggaagatatcacaacacaactctaaaaataaataagtcatacaagcatcataatacaagccaggggcctagagggctcgaattcaagtgctcgatcatagacgagtcagcgaaagcaacaaaatctgagtagagacataagttaaacaagtcgccataagatggctagcacaaactgggatacagatcgaaagaggcgcatgcctcctgcctgggatcctcctaaactactcctggtcgtcggcggcgacctacacgtagtagtaggcaccctcggtgtagtaggggtcgtcgtcgacggtggcgtctggctccggggctccaacatctggttgcgacgtccgagaagaagaggaaaagggggaaaagagggagcaaagcaaccgtgagtactcatccaaagtactcgcaagcaaggatctacactacatatgcatgggtatttgtgtaaaggggcaatgtcggtggactgaaatgcagaatgccagaataagagggggatagctagtcatgtcgaagactacgcttctggcagcctccatcttgcagcatgtagaagagtgtagatggtaagttcaccaagtagcatcgtatagcataatcctacccggcgatcctcccctcatcgccctgttagagagcgatcaccgggttgtatctcgcactggaaagggtgtgttttactaagtatccggttctagttgtcataaggtcaaggtacaactccgggtcgtccttttaccgacggccatggctattcgaatagataaacttccctgcaggggtgcaccacattacccaacatgctcgatcccctttggccggacacactttcctgggtcatgcccggcctcagaagatcaacacgtcgcagccccacctaagcacaacagagaggtcagcacgccggtctaaatcctatgcacgcaggggtctgggcccatcgcccattgcacacctgcacgttgcgaacgcggccggaagcagacctagcccccttaatacaagcgcaggcttacggtctaatccggcgcgcgccgctcagtcgctgacgtcaagaaggcttcggctgataccacgacgtcgagtgcccataactgttcccgcgtagttggttagtgcgtataggccagtggccagactcagatcaaataccaagatctcgttaagcatgttattttaaagtaacagcggacgccgaccaaggccaggctcACCTCTCaactaggtggtctcaacctgccctgtcgctccgccacaaagtaacagtcgggggccttcgggaacccagtcccacctctaccgggatggagccacctgtcctttcagcccccacatcgaaatcacttgcgggtactctacgagccgacccgactttagtcaccaccatgTATCATATATAGTATGTATGTAAGTAtaaacccatgatcacctcccgagtgatcacggtccgatagtatagcatggcagacggacaagaatgtagggccactgatggaatactagcatcctatactaagcatttaggattgcaggtaaaggtaacaacaatagtggcaaagacaggctatgcagcagaataggattaaccgaaagcagtaacatgctacactactctaatgcaagcagtagagagaaggaataggcgatatctggtgatcaagggggggcttgcctggttgctctggcaagaagggttcgtggtcgatgtagtcgatcacaggggtaccggcaacggtctcagggtctaccggaaagaagtaacggagggggaacacaataaataacagagcaatcaaagcataacatgacaatacgcggtgctagaggtgacctgacgcagtactaggtgatattggtgaagggggaaaacatccgggaaagtattcccggtgttcggcattttcggacaaatgaaccgcgggggaaaggttgcatgttcgctatgctagtgaCGTGTAGCAGACggacggaccgcgtattcggattcgtctcgtcgttctgagcaactttcatgtataaagtattttaatccgagttacggtttatttcctattaattttcaaagttttattaatattctaGAATTAAATCAATTCGAAAATTATATTAAATGAAAATGCTAAGTGCACCTAGTAGAGTGTACACAGCAGTGCACACacaggctgacatgtggggccagtggGGTGCTGAGTCAGCAAGGTCAACAGTCAACATTGACTGGGTTGACTGGTCAAATCTGGGCAATGGGGCCCAGATGTCATTGGGCCATTTATTTTAAACAGATTGTTTATTTTGTCTAAttagtggtggggatccgtaagccaTACTCTATGTAGCATCTAAGGTTAGTACTAATACCTGTTTTAGGTTAGTTATTAAATAATACTAATCCTAGTCTAATGGCCGGTTCGTTTGGTAGTGGCTCAAGCCATTCCTTTAGCTGGGCAAACCAGGGGCAGCACAACACAGGCCACCACGGCCATGGCCAGGAGCAACAGCGCTGCAGCAGCAAGGGTTAGCAGCGGCGGCAAAGAGCGGCGGCAAGAGCAGGCGGCAAACCAACCAAGCAGCACATGAGCAGCACCGCATAGCAGCATAAGCAACAACAGCACACTCCAGCAGCCAACACAAGAATAGTTGCGGCAGCAAGAAGCAGTAGTTGCAGCGAGGAGGAGCAGCAGGGGCCGAAAAACAGCAGCGGGCCACGGCGCGGCGTGCGGCAGCAGGGCGCCTGCGGGCGCTGAGCGAGCGGAGAGTGGGCGGCGCGAGCGAGCGCACGGGTAGGGGGATGCGGGGTGGCGGGCAGAGGCTCGCGGTGTGGCCAGAGGGCTTGAGGACGCGCACGGCATGACGGCGAGCTTCGGTCGCGACGAAAACGGCGGCGACAGTTTCGACCACGACGGAGACTAGCGCTAGAGCATGAGCACGAGCAAATTAGCAGAGGGATTTACGGAAGAGCTCACCTAGGAGCTCAAGGAGGCTCGTTGAGTGAACGGGGGCAGCAGGGGTCGATGGATTTGGCGACGAACACCGGCGACAGCAGAGGGGGACACGGTCGATCCTGGCGCGGTGGCGATCTTCTGCTCGGGCTCGGGGTCGGAGAGGAAGAAGCGGGCAGCGGCGGTGCTTCCATGCGTAGTCCTAGGCGGCGGGGAGGTCGCTGGCCACGCAGGCGAGGGCGACCATGGCGACGGAGGTCTCGGTTCACCCCCAGGGAATAAGAAGCGGCACAGGCGGAGGGGGGAAAGTGGGGTTAGGGTTCGACCACGGGATCAGGGGAGGTCTTGTAGGCGTTGGGGGGCGCGGGATGACCACCACCCACGGCCACGAccggcggatggccgccacggcccCCATGCCTCCCTGTAGCAGGAGATTGGGGATGAGTGGGGGTGTGGGCTGGGCCTGGCACTGTGTGTGCTGGGCCGTGTGCTGTGGCCACTAGGGCCCAGCGCACTGTAgttgtttctttcttttcttttcttttttgtttattttatttttcttttttgttttcttttagttcctaattattttagttttaataaaataccaaagtggcacctaaattgatgttacaaattatgtcacaaccacaaaaatttccatcccaaaataatatagtttagtattttacaaaatataaaaggtatttaattaatggttttagctactgatttaattagtttagtgcatttaaacattttataaagacttggtttctccaccaatatctCTTATGAATTAGTTGTCacctccgaacattttagttttaatatttgaaaacttttgtggtttgcctttatctcaaatttgaatttgaatcattttgaactaacgtgagattaacaacagtaaccacggtgatgtggcatcattaacatggaattactgtagcttaaatatccgggcgtcacaagccACCTCCACTTAGCTCAAGTGTGCGATCAGTCCTAGCAGTCTGCCGCCCGACGTTCGTCTCGTACGTGCGGATACCATTAGTTGTAGTGCACTTGCGCTACTCCAGCGAACCTATACGAGGGATCCGGTGACCAAGCTATTCGAGGGAGATCGAGGTGGAGACGACTCCGGCGACGCGGTATTTCAACACTTCTTCAACTGCTAGGACTAAGCCTCTAGTGGTAATTCCGTGTTCTATCCTAAGCATGCTCATGGGTGATATGTGTGGTAGGATTAAATTTTTAATATGCATAGTTGCACGCTCGTATCCCAACAATTGAAGAAAGCATTGGATGTGATCTTCCCTTTTACGCGGTCACATCGACTGTCCCATTAATTCATAGAAGGTGTAATTCAAGTCTTTCTCACGCTCACTCTCAATGATCATGGTGTGCATGATCACGGTGGCCGTGATGATGTACGGAAGGATATCTTGATTCCAAAACCTAGCCGGTCCTCGCACAATAGCAAAGTAGGATTGCAAAATCCCCCAAGCCCTCTCCACATCTTTCCCAGCAGCTGCTTGAGAATTATGGAAATGTAGTTATCTCATCGGTGGTGATTCTTCATTGGCTAATCATGCAAAGAGTGGTGATCGCTgcaacacattgatgtcattgcAAGATCCAGGATCCCAGAATATGCATGTCAAATCCACGTCTCTTGATCGGGCACGGCTTCAAGCATGATGGTGGCATCCTTTGAACTGACCATGCCATGTTGCCGTGTAGTTCTTCCACCTTCAGTGCATGCAATCAATTGAGTTGAGTATACCTGGAAACCCACGTGCTTTGTTCATCTCCAGAAGCCTCTGAATGTCTTGGCGAGGCTCTCAAAATACTCCGCCCCGAACACTTCAATCACCGCCTTTGCAAATTTCTTGGCAAACAAGATTGAAGTGCTCTCTCCCATTAAGCAATGAGGAGAAATCTGGTTGGCTGCTTGTCGGGGCCGAGGTGGTCGCTGCGCCGGCTAGGCCTCGCGGTGGTCTTCTCGATGCATCCGTCATCGTCGCGTTGTCCGAAGCCAGAAGTTTCGAAGGAGCGCCGGCTCGACTCAGTCGTGATGGTCAAGTGGTAGTCAAGCCGACCACTAATCGACCTCAACGGTGAGCAGTGGTGCTACGACGACCATTAAGGGAGGCGGAGGGGCGGCGAATGTCCGGTCGACGCAATTTGAGGCGGCAGTTGATCCCGAATTGGCGACTGCGACGGGGCTATTGCGACCGTCCGGAGGGGTGGGATTGGGCAGCGGAGTTGCGGGTAGCCCCAGAGAGGATAGCGGATTCACGACGTTGGCGTGGAATGGTGAGATCCCGCCGACGGCAATCATAGGGGAGAGGCGGGTGCGGTAGTGACAATTTTCAGCGTGGCAGTTGGGATGCGCGTGGCTGCAGACGTTTTTGCGGCAGCTAGGTGGAGCGCTGCAAATATGCAACACTTGGGACTAAAATATGAAGTtgccaaaaaaaggggcaatgtcaTTTACAGACACATCATCTGTTGAAACACTGTCTTTGGTTCAAATACCCTAAAAAGTAGATTTTTGAGCACTTGCCCTATTATACACTATCCGTTGAAGATGCTCAAACGCTTGAGGGGGAGACATCCAGGATTATACCTGGCCAAACCTCAAGCCGgaccgggcttcgggccgggcctagccaagcacGAGGCAAAAAACctaggcccgggcccggcccgggcCGGCCAATCGGGCCTGGTTTttgggcccaagcccggcccaaacGCGTAAAAGCCCGCCGGGCCTCAGGCCTCGGGCTGGGCCTCTTTAGAAAAGCACAAAAACGATGGGCctaagcccggcccggcccggccatcaggctcaaaatctaggcccgagcccggccgggagcagcgtcgggccggccggtccgggcttcccatggccaggactatCCAGGATACCTTCTCTTCTACTACAAGGACTAGAGGAGATCCGGCCGGCCGGCCTTGTTGGTGGAATCGGATTCTGATTCTTCTCTTTATTATTATGTTCTTCAGACACGCGACTCACACTGGAGATGGTATACGACTGATTTGCAGGTTTCAGTAAGATTGTTGAGGAAATTGCACGCGCAACggattttattttgtgctcttcgTCTCTTGATTGATTCTTGTGAGCCCAAATGCCCCGATCATCATTGGACCGTACACACCAAAAGATATTTTGTATTACCTACTAATCGATCCAACCTGTAGACAGCAAGATAGTTGCTCTGAAAAAAATCCTATGAAACGGCACACTCTGTTGTTGTTGGGCTCGTCTTGTATGCAAACCCTTGTGATTTTGTTACACTTAGAAATCATCTTTTCGTGTAATCATGCGTGCCTGAGACAACCATAACATGTACTGatacacaagaaaaacaaatatggATATGCTTGGTTGATCTACTAAATATAATTATACTGGAGTAATGGGCAGCAACTTCACAGCTAGGCCGGCTATGGACCATCTCCAGATCATAAACCAGACAAAGATCTATCCACAGTTAACACCATTTATTTGCGCAATACTTGCACTTTAACACAATGAAATATAAGCTAGCTTTACATTATCCTCGATTTCCAATCAAATGCCCAGTTTAACCTCGGGCATTTACATGCATTACATGGTACAGACTTGTAAGCGTGTCACTCCATCTCAATATAGTACACGAGAGCTATTTATTTATCAGGACGCCGTTGGCTTGGGCAACCTCTTCGCGATTTCCTGTCCCATGAACAAAGTATTATTAGGTGTGTGTTGACGACAAAAATTAAGTACACATATGAAGCTTAATGAAAAGTTAACACAAGGGAATCATTTGGAAAAAATATGTACGTCATACTGTTTGCGAAAATTCAACTGAGAACGAGCATATCAAAATGAGATGGTCATGGATTGACATTGATGATCTGATGCAGTTTCTTTCCATTTGATGATTGATAATGATTTGTTTCACAAGAAACTTCAAAAATTCAAGGAATTCAAGGGTTTGTAATGTTGCTAGCTTGATTATTTTGCTAGAATACCACTAGCAATTATCAGTAGGGTTTGTAATGTTGCTAGCTTGATTATTTTGCTAGAATACCACTAGCAATTATCAGTAGGGTTTGTTATGTGCTAGCTTTACTCGTTTCTTTTCATCTTCTGCATTACGTGAAACCAAATAGCCTCCTCAGAGGGCATACCTCAAATACTTGATTTATATTATCAGATGTTTTTGCTGACGTCTCCATGAATAACATGCTGTTCTTCTCTGCATACTCTTGTGCCTCCTTCAGAAAGTGTACAGCATCATCAGATAATTTTACAGCACATTAAGTATTTATCCCAACTTCACTGTTAAGTGTAAAACAGTACCTGAGAAGGTACACTTCGACTTTCATGTAGATCAGCTTTATTACCAACCAAAACCATGACAATACCAGGACTACCATGTTTTTGAAGTTCCTGCAGGGTACAAAATAGAAAGGAAATTATGAATACAAACAATTCAATCTCAAACAAAAAAGAAACAGTGGGAAGCATAACTGAATTCACAACTCTATGATAATCTATTATAATCAACAAAATAAGTTGATAATAATATTTGTCAGGTGTGCGCAGAAGTAAATCAAAAGCGCTTCGATTATGCTCATTTGCAATGTTGTTAAGTCGTAGTTCTTCAAATAGTGGATGGTAATCTCCAATATACTTCTAGTCTATCAGCAGTCTTACAGTACAATACAGACCTTCACTACAGTAGAGTTTTGAGCACATATACAAATCCAGCACTGAAGGAAAGAACAACAAAACCGATCCACAAAACATCAGAATAAAGAGACTTAGCATAGTTTACCTTCACCCAATATTGTGCTTTCTTGAATGATTCTGGACTAGTTATGTCATAGACAACAACCGCAGCAGCAGCTCCTCTGTAGTAAAGGGGTGCCAAGGCAGCATATCTGAAATTGAAAAGTTCCCACATGAGTCCTGATTTATTGGTTGAAAAAGAAATGCATGGGGTGCAACCAAGTAAAAAATTCATGTGAAATATTACTAAGCCTGTGGAGAAAACATAAACAATGCTTTTCACTTCATCAACAACATGTTATTACCTAACATTATATAGGATAACTAAAGCACCAGATATGTACCTCTCTTGTCCAGCAGTATCCCAGATTTCAAACTTCACTATTGTCGAATCCTCCAACGCCAATGTTTGTGATAAAAATGATGCACCAACAGTTACCTAAAATTATTTACAAATAACTTAAACAATGGAGCTTATGGAGCGAGGGAATTGCATCGAAGGTGAAAGTAACATTTTCATCTGCAGCTCAGTCACACCTTGGAAGTTGGATCGAACTGACCGCGGACAAACCGAAGAACGATGCAGCTTTTTCCAACACCAGAATCTCCAAGCAATACCAACTGcaacatgaagacaatggaaaCATCAAACAGAGTCACTAATTATCATTTGACGCGGTAAAATGTGTTCAGCAGGGACGACGATGCAATAAATGGGTTGATTGACGTAAAGAGAGTGTGCAATCATCCATATGCATAAATATGTCAAGCAGAACCTACGTTCCAACCGTCCAAGCAACTAGCGAGTTTGATAACTTTCTAGttcatttcttcttctttttggctcAAGTTTTTGCTCTCTTGATTAGGTTTGCTAGTTTCAGGTTTGTTGTTCTTTTGGTATTCTGGTACAGAAATATTTCTGCTTCTGTTATATCAGCACACTATCAAGAGAGAATCACATTCGCAGAATGAACAAAATAGGAGTCTCTCCAAACAACAAGGCCACTGTGACATATTTTGCGTAAGATGAGAAAATGTTTCACGCAATGTGACCCTTTGAAGGTTGCCAAAACATGTAAATGCAACAACTGGTATGGCTAACATCTCATGTGGAATATTGA
Proteins encoded:
- the LOC123098437 gene encoding ras-related protein RABF1 — its product is MGCSSSVPARSTGGLNNINGSSSAADSNDLRAKLVLLGDSGVGKSCIVLRFVRGQFDPTSKVTVGASFLSQTLALEDSTIVKFEIWDTAGQERYAALAPLYYRGAAAAVVVYDITSPESFKKAQYWVKELQKHGSPGIVMVLVGNKADLHESRSVPSQEAQEYAEKNSMLFMETSAKTSDNINQVFEEIAKRLPKPTAS